AAGGTAAGCGTAAACAACGCATTCTTGGCGAATTTCTTCTGGACCTTCGTGCCTGTCCTGCTGCTCATAGGGTTCTGGCTGTACCTTTCCAGGAACGCTCAGGCTGCCGGCGGCAGGATATGGTCCTTCGGAAAGAGCCGCGCGCGGCAGTTTGCCGGCGGGGCGGTGAAGATCACGTTCCAGGATGTCGCGGGCGTAGATGAAGCGAAGGAAGAGCTCCAGGAGGTAATAGAATTTTTGAAGGACCCGCGCAAATTCACGCGCCTCGGCGGAAAAATACCGAAGGGCGTCTTGCTTATCGGCCCGCCGGGAACCGGGAAGACGCTCCTCGCCAAGGCGGTCGCAGGAGAGGCCGATGTCCCGTTCTTCTCCATAAGCGGATCGGATTTTGTCGAGATGTTCGTCGGAGTCGGCGCATCGAGGGTGCGCGACCTCTTTGAGGAGGCAAAACGCGCCGCGAAGTTAGGCGGCAAGGGATGCATAATTTTCGTCGATGAGATCGACGCGGTCGGAAGACAGCGGTTCGCAGGAGTCGGAGGCGGCAATGACGAGCGCGAACAGACGTTGAACGCCCTTCTCGTCGAGATGGACGGTTTCGGCACCCAGGAAGGCGTCATAGTCATCGCCGCGACCAACAGGCCGGATGTCCTTGACAGCGCTCTCCTACGTCCGGGTAGGTTCGACAGGGTAATTTACGTTACAGAGCCCGACATCATAGGAAGAGAAGCGATACTTAAAGTCCACGCGAAGAACGTGAAACTGGCGCCCGAAGTAGACCTGAAACTGGTGGCGCAAAGGACCGTAGGATTTTCCGGGGCGGACCTGGCCAATCTCGTAAATGAGGCGGCATTGCTCGCTTCACGCAGGAATAAAGATGCCGTTACGATGGAGGAGTTGGGCGAATCGATAGAGAGGGTCATTGCCGGGCCGGCGAGAAAGAGCCGCGTAATGTCGGCGCACGAGAAGGAGATAACCGCCTACCACGAATCCGGACATGCCCTTCTTTCACTCCTGATCGCGAAGGCCGAACCGTTACATAAGGTGACTATACTTCCGAGGGGCATGGCAGGCGGGTATACGCTCACCGCCCCGTCCGAGGACAGGTATTATAAATCCAAGAACGATCTTTTTGCCGAGATAACCGTGTCGTTAGGCGGCCGCGCATCCGAGGAGATCATGTTCAACGATGTGACTACGGGCGCCAGGAGCGATATCAAAGTTGCGACCAAAATAGCGAGGCGCATGGTGACTGAATTCGGGATGAGCGACAAGCTTGGAAATCTTACTCTCGGGTATAGGCCGGACCAGATTTTCCTGGGAAGGGATATCTATGAGGAAAAAAATTACAGCGACCAGACCGCATTGATCATAGACGAGGAAGTGAAGCGTATCGTCGATGAATGCTACATCCGCGCGAAACAGACTCTCATTGATAACAAGGACAAGCTGACCGCGCTGGCGACGAAGCTGTTGGATAAAGAGGTCCTCGACGTCAAGGAAGTAAAAGAACTCCTGGGGATTTAATATGGACCTCCGCGTCATTGAAATAAAAGACCTGGAGGAGGCGGAGGAGGAACTTGCCGCGCTCAATGTCCATAAGGGCGGCGTCGCGATAATGGCGCCCAAAGCGGTCACGAGGATAATAAAGATCGGCGGGATCGATTCAGTGGCGCTGAATATCCTCAAGCAGGAGATGCTCTCGGCCGGAGGCGACTGCGCCGTCTCTTGGGATGCCTTCATAAGAAGGAACAAGGATTCCGAGGGGATACTGATCGGCACTATAGCGCAGATAAGCGAGGTCTGCGAGAAACTTGAAAAACAGCCGTTCGGGCTTTCCGCGCTGGCGCAAAAGATACGGGCTCTTGAGGCGGGTTATTGCAGGAAAGATATTGTGCTGCGCGCCGGCAGATATAAGTTGAACCTGGGGAAGCGCGCTCATATAATGGGCGTATTGAACGTAACGCCCGATTCGTTCTCTGACGGCGGGATGTTTTTTGACAGGGAATACGCGGTCGGCCGCGGCCTGAAGATGGAATCGGACGGCGCCGACATAATAGATATCGGAGGGGAATCGACACGGCCCGGAGCCAAGCCGGTCCCGGTCAGGGAAGAATGCAGGCGCGTCATCCCTGTGATCAAGGCCCTGGCAAAGCGGCTTCGGACACCTGTTTCGGTCGATACCTCAAAATCTGAAGTCGCGGAAAAAGCGCTGGATGCCGGCGCGGCGATGATAAATGACGTCACCGGGTTAAGAAGAGACCGGCGAATAGCAAAACTTGCCGTCAGGTATAAGGCCGCGTTAGTCCTGATGCACATGAAGGGCTCGCCTCGGACGATGCAGAAGGACCCGCGTTATAAAGACCTGATGTCGGAGATAGCGGACAGCCTGCGCAAAAGCGCCGCAGTAGCGGAGGAGGCGGGCGTATCCGGGGACAGGATCGTCGTCGACCCGGGCATAGGCTTCGGCAAGACGCTTGAGCATAACCTGATAATATTGAATAAACTGGGCGAATTGAGGTCTCTTGGTTACCCGGTCATGGTCGGGCCGTCGCGTAAGGCTTTCATAGGGAAGGTGTCCGGCGCCGGGACAGGCGGCAAGGTCCCGCCGGAGCGGGGCAGGGCATTCGGTACCGCGGCGGCGGTGGCTTTGGCCATAAATGCCGGCGCGGATATAGTAAGGGTCCATGACGTGAAAGAGATGCGGCAGGTCGCGCAAATAACGGAAGCTATCTCAAATGTTTGAAGAAATTTTCGATCTATCGCAAGCGAAGACGCCCACCGAGCTCATCATAAAAGTCTGGAAACCGCTTATAGAGGTCGGGATAATCTGGTATATGATCTATAAGCTGCTCGAATTCTTAAAGGGCACGCGCGCCGTCCAGGTATTGAGGGGCATAATAATCATCGCAGTCATATTCTTCCTTACGCAGCAGCTCCGTTTCGACGTCATAAACTGGATATTTACTAAACTCTTCGCCCTTTCGGTCATTGCTTTCCTGGTCGTCTTCCAGCCTGAGATGAGGAGCGGTCTCGCCAGGATAGGCAGGGAGAAAGTATTCGGGAACATAATAACCGAAGAGCGGACCATAGATGAAATCGCGAAATCAGTATCGATACTCGCCAGGAAAAAGATAGGGGCGATAATCGCGATACAAAGGGAAGTGAACCTCGAACCATATACCGAGAGCGGCGTCCAGCTAGACAGCGTGATCACGAGCGAGCTGTTGAACACGATATTTATGCCTAATACGCCCCTGCACGACGGAGGGGTGATCGTCCACGGGGACAGGGTAGTGGCTGCCGGCTGCCTATTCCCGCTCTCGCAGAGCCCGGATATAAGCAAGCTGCTCGGCACAAGGCACAGGGCCGCAATAGGGTTGACAGAGGAGACGGATTCGGTATGCGTGCTCGTCTCCGAAGAGACAGGGATAATATCTATCGCGAACGCAGGAAAGCTCACGCGCGACCTGGACAGGGACCGCCTCATAAACCATCTGCGTTCCCTGCTCTACAGGCCCAAGAAAGAGAAGAGATCGCACGTGAAGTTGTCCATGGACCGTTTTTTCAGGAAGAAGACATGAACGATTGGTTATCGAAAAATTTCTGGCTTAAACTGGTTGCCCTAATATTGGCGATCATAGTCTGGTCTTACGCCCGCCAGGAATTGAAGAATACCCCGGGCTATAAGGCCGAGAAGGTAGCGCACAACGAAACCCCCACAGTGATCCCGCAGAAATAATCATCCAAGAATATGTCTAAATTAGGCGTTAACATTGACCACGTCGCTACTTTAAGGCAGGCAAGAGGAGGCATCGAGCCCGATCCTGTCCTGGCCGCGCGCGTATGCGAGGCCGCCGGCTGCGATTCCATCGTCGCGCATTTAAGGGAAGACAGGCGGCATATGCAGGACAGTGACCTCTATATATTGAGGAAGACGGTGAGGACATGGCTCAATATGGAGATGTCTATCGCGAGCGGGATCGTAAAAGCCGCGTTGGACCTGATGCCGGACCAGGCGACTCTCGTCCCTGAAAGGCGGCTGGAGGTCACGACCGAAGGCGGGCTTGATTGCGTAAAACACGCCAGGCGCGTCGCTTCCGCAGTAGATAAACTTCAAAGCCGCGGGATAGCGGTGAGCCTGTTTATCGATCCCGTATATAAGCAGATAAAAGCGGCGCATGGTACGGGTTGTGCATTTATCGAGCTCCATACCGGCGAATATTCGAACGCGAAAGACGCGCGCGGACGTAAAGAGCAATTAAAGAAACTTCTTGAGGCGACAAAATACGCGAAAGATATCGGGCTCAGGGTTAACGCGGGACACGGGCTCGATTACAATAACGTCCGCGATGTCGCGCGCATAAAAGGGATAGAGGAGCTTAATATCGGCCACTCGGTAATCTCGCGTGCCGTCTTCACCGGGCTCGATAAGGCAGTAAAGGAGATGATTGCGCTTATAGCGCAATCATCGCGCTGATAAGATGATAGAAGGGTTCGGGGTAGACATAGTCGAAGTCAAGAGGATAAAAGCCGCCGCCAAAAAATTCGGGGCCCGGTTCCTCGACAAGATATTTACTAAGCGTGAGCTTGCCTACTGCAGGAGAAGAGTCTCACCCGAGCAGCATCTTGCGGCACGGTTCGCCGCGAAAGAGGCCGTATACAAGGCCTTCGGAGGCGACGGGAATAACCCCATCGCCTGGACAGACGTGGAAATAATAAACGATAAGCACGGAAAACCCCTGATAGTCCTCAAAGGCACCGCAAAAAGGCTAATGACAAAGCGCGGGGTCAAGAAGGCCGTCGTCAGCCTTTCGCATACCAAAAATTACGCGGTCGGCAACTGCATATTATTAAAATGATGAAGATCCCGAAAAGAAAAGCCGATTCAAACAAAGGCGACTATGGCCACGTCTTTGTCCTGGCCGGCTCGCCCGGATTTACAGGCGCGGCCGCCCTCTGCTCCCGGGCGGCGCTGCTTTCCGGAAGCGGGCTTGTGACGCTGGGGATAGCGAAAAGCCTCAATCCTATCATGGCAAGGAAGCTCACCGAGGTAATGACTAAGCCCCTGCCGGAGACACGCGGCGGTACATTAAGCGAAAAGGCCTATGCGGGGATCATGAAATTTGCCGATAAGGCCGATTGCCTGGCTATAGGCCCAGGTTTGTCGCGTAACCCGGGCGCGCAGCGGCTTGTAAGGAAGGTTATCATCGCCTTAAAAGGACCGGTAGTCCTCGATGCGGACGGTTTAAACGCGCTTGAGGGCAGGGTGGAGCTGCTCAAGCGCGCCAAAGCGCCTGTTGTTGTCACGCCCCATCCCGGTGAGATGTCGAGGCTGGCCGGTTTGACCGTGAAAACGGTCTCGGCGGCCAAAGAAAAAGTTGCAAAAGAGTTCGCGAATAAGTATAATGTGGTCTGCGTTTTGAAGGGCCACCGAACGGTCGTGGCCGCTCCGGGCGGAAGGAGATATGTCAATTTCACGGGAAATCCCGGCATGGCCAAGGGCGGTACAGGCGATGTACTTACCGGTATGATCGCATCGTTCATCGGGCAGGGCATAAGGCCTTTTGACGCGGCGAAGCTCGGCGTATACCTGCACGGGCTCGCGGGAGACCTGGCGGCAAAAGATAAAGGCGAGGTCAGCATGCTCGCCTCGGATTTGTTGAATAAGATACCGGAGGCAGTTAAGAAGCTAGCTTCCTCTTAGGAAGAGGGGTCTGTAAGGGGAGAAACTACGTTTCTCCCCTTACAACGAACTCGGCGGCAGACCCTAAACCAAAACAGTTTAATTCAGGCTAACGGTTGAACTGACCGAGATGATTGCCGAACAATTTCCGAGTTCGTTGCTGGCGTAGCTCAGTTGGTAGAGCGGCGGTTTTGTAAACCGCGGGTCGGGGGTTCAAATCCCTTCGCCAGCTCCATTGATAATAATGCTCGAAGAGCAAAAGGGGTTGCAGGGGAGATCGTCCCCTGCGTCTCTAGGAAAGGGGAACAAGGGAAAACCTGGGTTTTCCCTTGGGAGTGAACCCCGCATTTAGATTTATTGGTGAACGACGGGCAGATTCCCGAGCGGTCAAAGGGGTCAGACTGTAAATCTGATGGCTATGCCTTCGGAGGTTCAAGTCCTCCTCTGCCCACCATTTTGCTGTAAACGTTTTTTCCTCTTAGGAAGAGGGGAATAGTAAGGGGAGAAACTACTTTTCTCCCCTTACAACGATTTCGGCGATTGCCGTACGCCGAAACGATTGCAAGCAGTGTCCGAAATCGTTGCGGGCGTAGTTCAATGGTAGAACGGCAGCCTTCCAAGCTGTTCACGGGAGTTCGATTCTCCTCGCCCGCTCCATGATCCCGCATATAGACGTAGCTAATCATAAAATATACCAAGGAGGCCATAAGATGGACCCAAGGATATTTTTTACGATATTTACGACGGTGTTGCTCGCAGAGCTCGGTGATAAGACGCAGCTTGCGACGTTACTCTTTTCGACAAACGGGCAAAATTCAAGATTATTGGTGTTTTTGGCTTCGGCATCCGCCCTTGTATTAGCGTCCGGGATCGCCGTATTGGTGGGGAATACCTTGGGGAAGTACGTGGAGCCGAAGCATCTCTCCTGGATCGCCGGTATCGGGTTTGTGATAATCGGCATCTGGACGATCGCCAAGGCGTAACCTGCGAAACGGATTTTCCGGGAACTTTTTATCGCCTTCCTTGTCTAATTGGGTAAAAGGAGGTTCCAAATGAAAAAGTTTGCTTTAGCCGTACTTTCGCTGTTGTTCGCTTCCTCAGTCTTTGCCCAGGAATCCGTAGAAGTCACCATCTATAACCAGAACTTCGCGTTGGTCAAGGACCAGCGCTATTTCGACCTCGATAAAGGCATAAACAGGATAGAGTTCAAAGATGTGGCCGCGCTCATAGAGCCCACGTCAGTGCATTTTACCTCGCTCTCGGCCCCGGCCTCATGCGGCATTCTCGAACAGAATTACGAATACGACCTGGTCAACGCCGGCAAGCTCCTCTTTAAATACATAGACAAGCCGATTAAGGTCGTGACAAAAGAAGGGGATGTCTACGAAGGCACGCTGTTAAGCTACGATGACAGCCAGCTGGTCATCCAGACGAAAGACGGCCTTGCTATGGTCGCGCGCCCGGATAACATCAAACAGATCTCTTTCGATAAACTTCCCGAAGGCCTTATCACGAAGCCGACGCTCATATGGCTGATCGACAGCGACAAGAAGATGAAGCACCTCACCGAGGTATCTTATCTTACCAACGGCGTCAACTGGAACTGCGAATACGTTACGGTCCTCGACAAGGACGACAAGAGCCTGGACCTCGACGGTTGGGTCAGCATTACTAATAATTGCGGTACTACATATAAAGATGCGAAGATAAAATTGATAGCCGGTGAAATAAAACGCGCATACGCGACAGGCGGCCTCCGCGCCGACAAGATGATGCTGATGGAAGCTAAGGCGTCAAGGGTCCCGCAGTTCGAGGAGAAATCGTTCTTTGAATATCATATGTATACCTTGCAACGCCCCGCCACGATAAAGAACAATCAGAACAAGCAGATATCGTTGATAAATTCGTCCGGCGTTTCGGTAAAGAAAGAGCTGATATTCGACCCTTCGAAGGGGAACAACAGCTGGTGGTATTATTCGGACAGGGATGAGACGCTGAAGGAGAATACCAGGGTAGAGCTGGAAGTGGTCAACAGCAAAGCCAACAACCTCGGCATGCCGCTTCCACAGGGCAAGGTAAAGGTCTACAAGAAAGATACCGACGGATCCCTGCAGTTCATCGGTGAAGACGCCATAGAGCACACACCGAAGGACGAGAAGATACGCCTATATATAGGGAATGCATTCGATGTAGTGGGCGAAAGGACCCGCAAGGATTTCAAGACCGAGTACCGCACCGCCCGAGAATCCTTCGAAATAGTCCTTCGCAACCACAAGGAACAGGACGTGGAAGTAAGGGTGGTGGAGAAGCTGTGGAGATACACAGGCTGGGAGATAACCGCTACGTCCATGAATTTCGAGAAGAAAGATGCTTCTACTATAGAATACGTGGTCAAGGTCCCGAAGAACGGGCAAGCCAGGGTCACCTACACGGCAAAGTATACCTGGTAAAAAGGAGAATGAAAATGAGGCGTTTATTTGCGGCGGCGTTATGTGTAGCGTTATTGGTATCGGCGGCAGCGGCGTTCGCCGGGGCAAAGGATAAATACGGCGGCAAGATAAGCACCAGAAATATACAATTACAGAATCAAGCCGTCTGGGCCAACAAGGAAACGGACGAGATCTCAGCCGGCGAGGATATGAAGAAATATAAGTCTGCAGAGACAGGCCATATACCCCAATCCGCCACATACGCCGTCTATTCGACAAAATATAACGCCTCCCTTGAAGAGGATATCGCCGATGTAAAAGGCGAGATAAACTTTGAGGTCTTCGGAAAAGGGATGGTAAAGATCCCTATAGTAAGGAAGGATGGCGTCGGCCTTATAGAAGTGAGTGTAAACCGCGGGGCGTCGTATGTGATGGCCGAAGGTAATAAATATATGCTTATCGTGGATAAGCCCGGAAAATACAG
The nucleotide sequence above comes from Candidatus Omnitrophota bacterium. Encoded proteins:
- the ftsH gene encoding ATP-dependent zinc metalloprotease FtsH, whose product is MANGNKKKKKNNQVFFITQRLVMALLFVVILMYVFREPMNLQQQSEEISLSDFTKLLVAKKVATAVKKDYSITGKLVGEKPYKVFVPDFYPELNTLLTQNTDFKVSVNNAFLANFFWTFVPVLLLIGFWLYLSRNAQAAGGRIWSFGKSRARQFAGGAVKITFQDVAGVDEAKEELQEVIEFLKDPRKFTRLGGKIPKGVLLIGPPGTGKTLLAKAVAGEADVPFFSISGSDFVEMFVGVGASRVRDLFEEAKRAAKLGGKGCIIFVDEIDAVGRQRFAGVGGGNDEREQTLNALLVEMDGFGTQEGVIVIAATNRPDVLDSALLRPGRFDRVIYVTEPDIIGREAILKVHAKNVKLAPEVDLKLVAQRTVGFSGADLANLVNEAALLASRRNKDAVTMEELGESIERVIAGPARKSRVMSAHEKEITAYHESGHALLSLLIAKAEPLHKVTILPRGMAGGYTLTAPSEDRYYKSKNDLFAEITVSLGGRASEEIMFNDVTTGARSDIKVATKIARRMVTEFGMSDKLGNLTLGYRPDQIFLGRDIYEEKNYSDQTALIIDEEVKRIVDECYIRAKQTLIDNKDKLTALATKLLDKEVLDVKEVKELLGI
- a CDS encoding pyridoxine 5'-phosphate synthase; translation: MSKLGVNIDHVATLRQARGGIEPDPVLAARVCEAAGCDSIVAHLREDRRHMQDSDLYILRKTVRTWLNMEMSIASGIVKAALDLMPDQATLVPERRLEVTTEGGLDCVKHARRVASAVDKLQSRGIAVSLFIDPVYKQIKAAHGTGCAFIELHTGEYSNAKDARGRKEQLKKLLEATKYAKDIGLRVNAGHGLDYNNVRDVARIKGIEELNIGHSVISRAVFTGLDKAVKEMIALIAQSSR
- the folP gene encoding dihydropteroate synthase, with the protein product MDLRVIEIKDLEEAEEELAALNVHKGGVAIMAPKAVTRIIKIGGIDSVALNILKQEMLSAGGDCAVSWDAFIRRNKDSEGILIGTIAQISEVCEKLEKQPFGLSALAQKIRALEAGYCRKDIVLRAGRYKLNLGKRAHIMGVLNVTPDSFSDGGMFFDREYAVGRGLKMESDGADIIDIGGESTRPGAKPVPVREECRRVIPVIKALAKRLRTPVSVDTSKSEVAEKALDAGAAMINDVTGLRRDRRIAKLAVRYKAALVLMHMKGSPRTMQKDPRYKDLMSEIADSLRKSAAVAEEAGVSGDRIVVDPGIGFGKTLEHNLIILNKLGELRSLGYPVMVGPSRKAFIGKVSGAGTGGKVPPERGRAFGTAAAVALAINAGADIVRVHDVKEMRQVAQITEAISNV
- a CDS encoding DUF4139 domain-containing protein encodes the protein MKKFALAVLSLLFASSVFAQESVEVTIYNQNFALVKDQRYFDLDKGINRIEFKDVAALIEPTSVHFTSLSAPASCGILEQNYEYDLVNAGKLLFKYIDKPIKVVTKEGDVYEGTLLSYDDSQLVIQTKDGLAMVARPDNIKQISFDKLPEGLITKPTLIWLIDSDKKMKHLTEVSYLTNGVNWNCEYVTVLDKDDKSLDLDGWVSITNNCGTTYKDAKIKLIAGEIKRAYATGGLRADKMMLMEAKASRVPQFEEKSFFEYHMYTLQRPATIKNNQNKQISLINSSGVSVKKELIFDPSKGNNSWWYYSDRDETLKENTRVELEVVNSKANNLGMPLPQGKVKVYKKDTDGSLQFIGEDAIEHTPKDEKIRLYIGNAFDVVGERTRKDFKTEYRTARESFEIVLRNHKEQDVEVRVVEKLWRYTGWEITATSMNFEKKDASTIEYVVKVPKNGQARVTYTAKYTW
- a CDS encoding NAD(P)H-hydrate dehydratase, whose amino-acid sequence is MMKIPKRKADSNKGDYGHVFVLAGSPGFTGAAALCSRAALLSGSGLVTLGIAKSLNPIMARKLTEVMTKPLPETRGGTLSEKAYAGIMKFADKADCLAIGPGLSRNPGAQRLVRKVIIALKGPVVLDADGLNALEGRVELLKRAKAPVVVTPHPGEMSRLAGLTVKTVSAAKEKVAKEFANKYNVVCVLKGHRTVVAAPGGRRYVNFTGNPGMAKGGTGDVLTGMIASFIGQGIRPFDAAKLGVYLHGLAGDLAAKDKGEVSMLASDLLNKIPEAVKKLASS
- the cdaA gene encoding diadenylate cyclase CdaA, coding for MFEEIFDLSQAKTPTELIIKVWKPLIEVGIIWYMIYKLLEFLKGTRAVQVLRGIIIIAVIFFLTQQLRFDVINWIFTKLFALSVIAFLVVFQPEMRSGLARIGREKVFGNIITEERTIDEIAKSVSILARKKIGAIIAIQREVNLEPYTESGVQLDSVITSELLNTIFMPNTPLHDGGVIVHGDRVVAAGCLFPLSQSPDISKLLGTRHRAAIGLTEETDSVCVLVSEETGIISIANAGKLTRDLDRDRLINHLRSLLYRPKKEKRSHVKLSMDRFFRKKT
- the acpS gene encoding holo-ACP synthase; translation: MIEGFGVDIVEVKRIKAAAKKFGARFLDKIFTKRELAYCRRRVSPEQHLAARFAAKEAVYKAFGGDGNNPIAWTDVEIINDKHGKPLIVLKGTAKRLMTKRGVKKAVVSLSHTKNYAVGNCILLK
- a CDS encoding TMEM165/GDT1 family protein, translated to MDPRIFFTIFTTVLLAELGDKTQLATLLFSTNGQNSRLLVFLASASALVLASGIAVLVGNTLGKYVEPKHLSWIAGIGFVIIGIWTIAKA